The following proteins are encoded in a genomic region of Nycticebus coucang isolate mNycCou1 chromosome 17, mNycCou1.pri, whole genome shotgun sequence:
- the TICAM2 gene encoding TIR domain-containing adapter molecule 2 isoform X2, translating into MSKSHSVDTSHGPPASAAKKPDDVSLCDVAECGSATEQPTGRQEGALRVEGTPVDEAEEEVFLKFVILHAEDDTGEALRVQNLLQNDFGIKPGIIFAEMPCGRQHLQNLDDAVNGSAWTILLLTENFLRDTWCNFQFYTSLMNSVNRQHKYNSVIPMRPLNNPLPRDRTPFVLQTINALEEESRGFPTQVERIFQESVYKTQQTIWKESRNTVQRQFIA; encoded by the exons atgag CAAAAGCCACAGTGTGGATACCAGTCATGGACCCCCTGCGTCAGCTGCCAAGAAACCTGACGATGTCTCCCTGTGTGATGTGGCTGAGTGTGGCAGTGCAACAGAGCAGCccacagggaggcaggagggagctTTGAGAGTGGAAGGGACGCCTGTAGACGAAGCTGAAGAAGAGGTGTTCCTCAAATTTGTGATACTGCATGCCGAAGACGACACAGGTGAAGCCCTCAGAGTCCAGAACCTGCTACAAAATGACTTTGGTATCAAGCCGGGAATAATCTTTGCTGAGATGCCCTGTGGCAGACAGCATTTACAGAACTTAGACGACGCTGTCAATGGGTCTGCATGGACCATCTTACTGCTGACGGAAAACTTTTTAAGAGATACCTGGTGTAACTTTCAGTTCTACACGTCGCTAATGAACTCCGTTAACAGGCAGCACAAATATAACTCTGTCATCCCCATGCGGCCCCTGAACAACCCCCTTCCCCGGGACAGGACCCCCTTCGTTCTCCAGACCATCAATGCCTTAGAGGAAGAAAGTCGTGGCTTTCCTACACAAGTAGAGAGAATTTTTCAGGAGTCTGTGTATAAGACACAACAAACCATTTGGAAAGAGTCGAGAAATACGGTACAGAGACAATTTATTGCCTGA
- the TICAM2 gene encoding TIR domain-containing adapter molecule 2 isoform X1, whose protein sequence is MGIGKSKIHSCPLFLSWSKSHSVDTSHGPPASAAKKPDDVSLCDVAECGSATEQPTGRQEGALRVEGTPVDEAEEEVFLKFVILHAEDDTGEALRVQNLLQNDFGIKPGIIFAEMPCGRQHLQNLDDAVNGSAWTILLLTENFLRDTWCNFQFYTSLMNSVNRQHKYNSVIPMRPLNNPLPRDRTPFVLQTINALEEESRGFPTQVERIFQESVYKTQQTIWKESRNTVQRQFIA, encoded by the coding sequence ATGGGTATCGGGAAGTCTAAAATACATTCCtgccctctttttctctcttggagCAAAAGCCACAGTGTGGATACCAGTCATGGACCCCCTGCGTCAGCTGCCAAGAAACCTGACGATGTCTCCCTGTGTGATGTGGCTGAGTGTGGCAGTGCAACAGAGCAGCccacagggaggcaggagggagctTTGAGAGTGGAAGGGACGCCTGTAGACGAAGCTGAAGAAGAGGTGTTCCTCAAATTTGTGATACTGCATGCCGAAGACGACACAGGTGAAGCCCTCAGAGTCCAGAACCTGCTACAAAATGACTTTGGTATCAAGCCGGGAATAATCTTTGCTGAGATGCCCTGTGGCAGACAGCATTTACAGAACTTAGACGACGCTGTCAATGGGTCTGCATGGACCATCTTACTGCTGACGGAAAACTTTTTAAGAGATACCTGGTGTAACTTTCAGTTCTACACGTCGCTAATGAACTCCGTTAACAGGCAGCACAAATATAACTCTGTCATCCCCATGCGGCCCCTGAACAACCCCCTTCCCCGGGACAGGACCCCCTTCGTTCTCCAGACCATCAATGCCTTAGAGGAAGAAAGTCGTGGCTTTCCTACACAAGTAGAGAGAATTTTTCAGGAGTCTGTGTATAAGACACAACAAACCATTTGGAAAGAGTCGAGAAATACGGTACAGAGACAATTTATTGCCTGA